In the genome of Methanococcoides burtonii DSM 6242, the window ATTGCTATTATTACATCATTGAAGATCATAACGTAGGAATAAGCAAGTGTGAAAAGTCGGGTTTGACAGTAAGTGTTCATGGGCCTCTTCTCGGAATGCCCTTCTTTGTGTACAAATGTGCATTAAGGAATGCTAACTGGCTAAATCTTCTAGAGATGATTGAGGACGGACAGACCGGTTATTAATCAGGTCAGTCCAGTATGTTAGTTATCTTGCTTCCTGCGTGAATGTATATGTTCGATCTGCCAGTGGTTCTATTTGAGCTGGGCAGGGGTATTAGTACATCACGTAAGATTATACTTTTCTAATTGTCTTGTCCTACATCATGAATAAATGAAACATTGTTTCAAAAATAATTGAAATAGGAGGAGAATATAAATGGCAAAAGGACACAGACCAAGGCGCGGTTCACTTGCATACAGTCCACGCAAGCGATCACAAAGCCACATACCAAGGTTTAGATCATGGCCAGAGTCAGACGCTGAACCAAAGCTTCAGGGCTTTGCAGGTTACAAGGTAGGCATGACCCATGTAATCATGATCGACGACGTTAAGCATAGTCTTACAGAGGGTACTGAAATATCCGTTCCTGTTACTATCATCGAAACTCCAGCTATCCGTGTTGCAGCAATTCGTGCATATGGCAAAGACACCTATGGTGAAATCGCTATTGCAGAAGCATGGACAGACGTTCTTGACAAGGATCTTAGCCGCAGGCTCAAGACCGCAAAGAACCCTGATGTGAATGCATCACTTGAGAAGCTTGAGACTCTTGTTGAAAGCGGACGTGCAAATGATATCAGGCTCATCACATACACTTTACCATCCACTCTTACTGGTGTACCTAAAAAGGTACCTGATGTGATGGAAACTGGTGTAAGTGGTTCTGATGTGAAAGCAAAGTTCGAGTATGCTAAGACAGTTCTGGGTACAATGGTGGAGATCTCTGATGTATTCGACAACGGCAAGATCGTCGATGTCGCAGCGATCACAACCGGGCATGGTACACAGGGTCCTGTAAAGAGATGGGGCATCAATCTAATGAAGAACAAACACTCCCGTCAGGGAAGTTTGAGACAGGTAGGTACACTCGGTCCATGGACTCCTGCACACGTGAGCTGGAGAGTTCCACAGGCAGGTCAGATGGGTTATCACCAGAGAACCGACTACAACAAGAGGATCTTGAAGATGTCCTCTGATGTTGATGAGGTCAATCCAGCTGGTGGTTTTGTTAACTACGGTCTTGTTCGTGGAAACTACATCCTTATCAAAGGAAGTGTTCCAGGTCCATCCAAAAGGTTGATCAGACTCAGGGAGCCAACAAGGTCAAAGGTATCCAGCATTGGCGAGCCTCAGATCATGCACGTTAGCACTCAAACACTGCAGGGGTGATGTGAATGACAACAGCAAATATTATCGATTTATCCGGAAATTCCAAAGGCGAGATTGCATTGCCGGAAGTTTTCAGTGAGATTTTCAGACCTGACCTTATTAAGAAGGCGGTCCTTTCTGCTCAGGCAAACAGACTCCAGCCATACGGTACCAAGCTCTATGCAGGTATGCAGACGTCAGCACACTCCTGGGGATCAGGAAGAGGCGTTGCACAGGTTCCAAGGATCTCAAATGGTAGTCGTGTCGCAAGAATTCCACAGGCAGTGGGAGGTAGGCGTGCACATCCACCAAAGACCGAGACCGACCGTACAGAGAAGATCAACAAGAAGGAAAAGCGTCTTGCAGTCAGATCTGCAATTGCAGCAACTATCGATGCTGACCTTGTAAAGGCCCGTGGCCACAAGTTCACTGCAGAGGTTCCTTTCGTTGCAGATGATGCTATCGAAGGTCTTGTAAAGATCAAAGAGGTCATCAGTTTTCTTCAGGCAGCTGGTCTTTATGATGATATTATCCGCGCTAAAGAGGGTAAACACATAAGGGCAGGTAAAGGTAAACGCAGAGGACGTAAGTACAAGAACCGAAAGAGCGTTCTGATCGTCACAGGCGAAGAAAGTCTACTCAGCAAGGCAGCAAACAACCTTCCAGGTGTTGATGTTGCAACAGTAACTGCTCTTAACGCAGAGCTTCTTGCACCAGGTACCCACGCAGGCAGACTCACAGTCTGGACCCAATCTGCAATAACCAACATGGAGGGTATGTTCTTATGAATGCTATCAGATATCCATTCATCACTGAAAAAGCAATGATGCTCATGGACGAAAATAAGCTTCAGTTCGTTGTTGACACACGTGCTAACAAGACTCAGGTGGAAAACGATGTGGTTAAGATGTATGGTTTTACTGTAAAGTCAGTCTGTACCATGACCACAATGAAAGGCTTGAAAAAGGCACTTGTGACATTCAATGAGACGGATGCTGCACATGAGATCGCAACAAGGATTGGATTGGTGTGAGGTGAAAGTCCATGGCTAAACGAATTATATCCCAGAACAGGGGTCGTGGAAGTCCAACATACAGGGCTCCATCCCATAAATATAAAGCTGAACTCAAACACCCACGCGTGGATGAGGAAAGCACTCTAAATGGTACAGTTATAGGTATCGAACATGACCCTGCAAGGTCAGCTCCGATCGCAATGGTCGCTTTTGAGAACGGAAAGAAGCAGTTTATAGTTGTTCCTGAGGGAATTTCTGTTGGCGAGAAGCTTTCCTGCGGTGTTTCCGCAGAGGTCAAGCCAGGTAACACGCTTCCTCTTGCAGAGATCCCTGAAGGTATCCCTATCTGTAACATTGAATCCAAACCAAACGATGGTGGACAATATGCGCGCTCCTCAGGTGTTTATGCAACACTTGTATCCCGTGAGCTAAGCAAAGTAGTTGTCAGGATGCCATCTGGTGTGTTAAAGTGGTTCCATCCTAAATGCAGAGCAACGATCGGTATTGTTGCTGGTGGCGGTAGAGTTGACAGGCCATTCCTTAAAGCAGGAAAGAAATACCACAAGATGAAAGCAAGGGCAGCTAAGTACCCTCGTGTATCAGGTATTGCTATGAACGTTGTCGATCACCCGTTCGGTGGAGGTAACAGAAAGCATCCAGGTAAGCCGACCACAGTCAGCAGGAATGCACCACCAGGTAGAAAGGTTGGTCATATCGCAGCACGTAGGACCGGAAAACGTTAAGTAAAGAGGTATTAACATGGCAAAAAAATCAACTTCAAGGTTACCAAAGCGAAAAGGAGAATATACCTTCCGTGGTAAGACGGTAGCACAGCTCCAGGAAATGAGCTTTGAAGATTTTGCGGAACTCTTGCCTGCAAAGGAACGCCGGTCTATACGCCGGGGCTTTTCTGATTCACAGAAAGGTGTTCTGCAACAGTTCAGAGACGGAAAGGAAAGCGTACGCACGCATTTCAGGAACATGATAATCTTCCCTGAAATGATCGGTAAGAATCTCGAGGTCTATAACGGTAAAGAATTCGTGAAGATCGAGATCATGCCTGAAATGATCGGGCACAGGTTCGGTGAATATTCACCTACACGTAACAGGGTTTCCCACGGAAGCGCTGGTGTCGGTGCAACACGTTCCAGTAAGTTCGTACCATTGAAATAAGGTGATATGAATGGCAAGGATCAAATATACTACAGAGCTTGATGCTGAGACCAGTGCGAAAGCAATGGGTTCAGAGCTTCACATTTCACCTAAGAAATCCCGTGAACTCTGCAAGGCTATCAAGGGCATGCGCACAAACGCAGCAAGACAATATCTTGAAGATGTTGTTATCTTAAAGCAGGCAGTACCTTTCGGAAGGCACAATGACAGCTTAGGTCACAGAAAAGGACCAATGGCAGCAGGTCGCTATCCTGTTAAGGTGGCATCTGAGATGCTTAAGTTGCTCAAGAATGCAGAAAGTAACGCAGAATATAAAGGCTTAAACCCGGAACATATGTTCATTGCACATACAGCAATGAACCGTGGCCGTGTGATCCATGGTATGAGACCAAGGGCCCGTGGAAGGGCAAGTCCAGAGAACACAGAAACTGTAAATCTTGAGATGATCATAAGCGAGGTGCGCTAATGGCGGTAGAGAAAAAGTTCGTTCAGGATGGATATGTAAAAGCATCCATGGATGAATATTTTGCAAAACAACTCAGCAGAGCTGGCTATGGTGGTATGGATATCAACCGTACTCCTATGGGAACCCAGATCACTGTATATGCTGAAAAACCAGGTATGGTTATTGGAAAGGCTGGAAAGGTAATCAGGAAGCTCACTCGTGATGTAGACCGATTATACGATCTGGACAATCCTCAGATCGATGCACAGGAAGTCAAGAGGCCGGAACTCAATGCACAGATGATGGCATCAAGACTTGCATCCTCCATCGAACGTGGGTGGTACTTCAGAAAGGCTGGACACAACACCATGCGTGCTGTCATGAATGCTGGTGCACTTGGCTGCGAGATCGTCATCTCTGGTAAATTGACTGGTTCAAGGTCAAGGGTAGAAAAGATGGTCAATGGTTACATCAAACATGCAGGAAAGCCTGTCGATGATATAGTCGATGATGGTTTTGCTACCGCTGTCAAGAAACTCGGTACCCTTGGTTGTAAAGTACGTATCATTCACCCAGATGCAGTTCTTCCAGACTCATACAGGTTGAAGAACGCCGAAGAACTTGGTTCATTGGTTTCTACTCCTGTTGAAGAAGAGAAGAGCGCAGGTATCGAGGAACTCGTTGAGGTAGAAGCTAAAGGTGAAGTTGCAGAAGCTGAGGAAGCAGTGGTCGAGGAAACAGCAAAGGCTGAAGCTGAGACCGTTGAAGAGACAGTTGAAGAAGTGGCAGCATCAGAAGTAGAAGCTGATATGATTACCGGGGAATCTGTTACCGAAGAAGGCGAGGAGCGCCGCGAGGTCAACGGTGTCTGGCAACACAAACATGGTGGACACGACTACTGGCATCCAACCGGACGTATGCACAGGGAGAGCTGATCATGGCAATTCTTCGTACAAAAGAAATAAGGGACATGACCCCTCACGAACGTGAGGATGAGCTTGTAAAGATCCGCAGTGAACTTATCCGTGAACGAGCACTTGCATCAGCAGGTGGCGCTCCAGATAATCCTGGCAGGGTCGGAGAGCTTAGAAGGACAGTCGCAAAGATAAAGACGATTCAGCACGAATTGAAGGAGATCTGAATTGGAAGCATTGCCTTCTAATTTGATCTTTCACGAGCTTATCGGGCTTTATGCGGAAGTATTTGAGTCAACAAATCCCAAACTAATCAATATTTGTGGCAGAGTGATAGACGAGACGCGCAATATGCTTATTATCGAAACGGAAGACACGCACGAAAAAATGGTTCCAAAGAACGGGACTACGTTTGTGTTCCATCTTCCCTCATCATCTGCCGATCACGATCAACGTGTTAAAATATTCGGGACATTATTGCTCTCACAACCCGAGAATAGAGTCAAGAACATTAGGAAAATTCGCATGAGGTAATAATCATGGCAAAAGACATTGGATTGGATATACCCGAGCCAACAAAGGAATGTGATGATATTAATTGTCCGTTCCATGGCGAACTCCCCGTTAGGGGACAGATCCACGTCGGTACTGTTGTAAGCGCCAAAATGGATCGTACAGTGGTAATTCAACAGAGGCGTGAAAAACTGATAAATAAATACCAGAGATATGAGAAGAGGCAATCAAAGATCCACGCTCACAATCCACCTTGCATTGATGCAAAGGTTGGAGATATTGTGACCATCGCGGAATGCCGCCCTCTCAGTAAAACAAAATCATACGTAGTTGTCAAGGCGGAGGTGAAGGCATGAGGGGTATTCGTTCAAAGATCCCACGTGCACTGAATGCTGGTGCTAAGATCGAATGTGTTGATAATACTGGAGCACGTACCGTAGAGATTATCTCTGTCAAGAAGTACAGAGGTGTAAAGAACAGGATGCCTAAAGGGGGCATTGGTGACATGTGTGTTGTATCTGTAAAGAAGGGTACTCCGGAAATGCGTAAGCAGATCCTTTACGCAGTCATTGTACGCCAGAAGAAGGAATTCCGTCGTCCAGATGGCATCAGGGTCGCATTCGAGGACAATGCTGTAGTTATCGTGGATGACAAAGGAATTCCAAAAGGAACTGATATCAAAGGTCCTGTTGCAAGAGAAGCAGCAGAAAGGTTCCCTAAGATCGGTACAACTGCATCTATGATTGTGTGAGGTGTTAAATATGGTATCAAAACAGCCAAGGAAACAGAGGAAAGCACGTTACGAGGCTCCACTTCACATGAAGCAGAAGTACATGGCGGCACCTCTGTCAAAGGCCCTTCGTGGTAAATACGGTCGCAGTGCAAATGTCATTGTAGGTGACACTGTAATTGTGATGCGTGGTGACCATGCAGGTACTAAAGGAAAGGTCGAGGCATTATCCTTGAAGAGCGGAACAATTGTTGTAGAAGGTGTTTCTGTCAGCAAGGTGGATGGAACCGAGGTTCCAAGGCCGATCTATCCTTCAAATGTGATGATCACATCACTAGAAATGAATGATAAACATAGAGATTCAATATTATCAAGAGGTAGGTGATTTCGTGGCCACTCATCAAAAGAGGATATCTGTCCCAAAAAGCTGGCAGATCTCAAAGAAATCCAACAAATGGATAACATCCACAAGGCCTGGTCCTCACAACAGACTCCAGAGCATCCCATTAGCAGTTATACTCAGGGATATGCTCGGTGTTGTCGATAACCGCGCAGAGGCAAAGAGAGTACTCTCTGAAGGCAATGTACTTGTTGACGGAGTAGCAAGGAAAGACCTTAGGTTCCCTGTAGGTCTGATGGATATTATTACCATCCCATTGAACAACGTGGAATACCGCGTAATGCTCGATGGAAAGAGCAGACTTGTGTTGAACAAGCTTGATGGAACAGGTGCTGACAAATTGTGCCGCATTGAAGGTAAGACCTCTATCAAAGAAGGTAAGATCCAGATGCGTCTTAACGATGGTGTCAATATCATTGGTTCCAACAATTACAATACCAAGGATTCAATAATCCTGTCCGTTCCAGACAAAAAGGTCGTCAAACACATCAAATATGAAGTGGGCAATCTTGCAATGATCGTTGGTGGAAGCCATGCAGGCGAAGTTGGATCTATCAAAGAGATCAATACAGTGAAAAGTTCCAAGAACAACACAGTTACTATCTCCGGTGAGATTGAATTCGAGACCATCGAAGATTATGTGTTCGTGATCGGTGAATCAAAACCAGAGATCTTCATAGGTGGTGAAACTGTTGAGTAATCCAATGAGAAATCCTAAGGTCGAGAAGGTAGTCGTCCACATGGGCGTTGGTGAAAGTGGTCAGCACCTTGTTGATGCAGAAGGTATCCTTGAGACAATTACCGGACAGACAGTTGTCAGGAGCTATGCAAAGAGGACACTTCCAGCATTCACTATCAAAAAGGGAGAGCCTATCGGATGTAAGGTCACACTTCGTGGCGAAGCAGCAGAAGGTTTTCTTGAGACTTCATTGGGAATCGTTGAGAAAAGGCTCAATGAGTCCCAGTTTGATATCTTTGGTAATGTTTCATTTGGTGTTGAAGAGCACACCGATTATCCAGGCATGAGATACGATCCAAACATCGGTATCTTTGGAATGGATATCACTGTGGTTGTAAATCGTCCTGGTTACAGGGTGAGTAAACGAAGGATCGCAAAACGAAAGATACCAACTTCCCACAAGATTACAAAAGAGGATACAATATCTTTCTTTAAGGATAAGTATGCTGTGGAGGTAGAATAATGACTCAGACAGTGAAGAACTTTGGAAGAGGCGCAAACGAGTGTAAAAGATGCGGCAGAAAGCAGGGTCTTGTGCGCAAGTATGGGATATATCTTTGCAGGCATTGTTTCAGGGAAATTGCCCATGACATGGGATTTGAAAAATATTCGTGAGGTGAACAGATATGGTATTATTAGATCCTCTTGCTGATGCGTTATCTATTATCAAGAACGCAGAAGCTGTTGGTAAAGATTCCTGTACGATCAGACCTGCATCAAAACTCATTGGAAATGTCCTTAAGGTCATGAATGACCGTGGATATATCGGTGATTTTGAGTTCGTAGAGGATGGTAAGGCTGGAGTTTATACAGTTGAACTTATTGGACGTATTAACAAATGTGGAGCTATCAAGCCACGCTACTCCGTAGGAGTAACCGAGTTCGAGAGATGGGAGAAACAATTCCTTCCTGCTAAGAACTTTGGTGTATTGATCCTCACAACCCCTAAGGGAGTGATCTCCCAGTACGAGGCTCGTGAGAACAATGTCGGTGGTCAGTTATTATCATTTGTATACTAAGATTAAGGGTGAGATGATATGGCAAAAGAAATCAAGAAAATAATCTCGATTCCTGAAGGTGTGACAGTGACGTTTGAGAAGAACGTCCTGTCTGCTTCAGGGCCCAAAGGTACCAATACAAGATTCTTGTGGTATCCAGGCGTGAATATTGAAGTGAACGGTTCAGAAATTATCGTTGACTCTGCTTCATCGAGGAAAAAACAGAAAGCAATGGTTGGAACATATACCTCCCACATCACCAATATGATGAAAGGTGTTGTGGATGGTTTTGAGTACCATATGAAAGTGGTCTATTCTCACTTTCCAATGCAGATCAAGGTCAATGGCAAGAAGTTCGTCATCAACAATTTCCTTGGTGAGAAGAAGCCCAGGGTATCAAATATCCTTGGTGAAACCTCTGTAAAGGCAAGTGGCGATGAGGTAATTGTCTCTGGTATCAACAAGGAAGATGTCGGTCAGACCGCTGCTAACATTGAGCAGAAGACCAAGATCAAGCGTTTCGACCCACGTGTGTTCCAGGATGGTATATACATCGTAGACAAGAGGGTGTAAGAAGAGATATTGTAGGTGATCTGAATGGAAGATACAGTTAATGAAACTAACATGAAGGAAGCAGTGTCCACTGAACTTGCACTTGATGAAGAGTCCAAGAGACTTTTCAATGTAAGAAAGGTCCAGAAGGGCAAAAAGCCTGATTTCAAAAGGGCCGATTCACACAAGTACAAGCGTCTGGATTCTAACTGGAGACGTCCAAGGGGTCTTCAGGGTAAACAGCGCAAGGGCATTAAAGCAAAAGGTGCAGTTGTGCAGGCAGGATATGGAAGCCCTAAAGCAGTAAAAGGTCTTCATCCATCTGGCTACTCAGAAGTTCTTGTGAACAATCTTGCAGGAATAGAAGGTGTTGATGCTTCACTTGAGGCTATCAGGATCGGAAGGACTGTTGGCGCAAGAAAGAAAGCTCTTATTGAAGCAAAAGCTGTAGAACTGGGAATCAAGATATTGAACCCAACAAGGAGTGAGTGAGATGACTGATCTCACAAACCAAAAAAGACTTGCAGCTAAAGTGCTTGGATGCGGTGTTCACAGAGTTTGGTTAAATCCTGAAGCATCTAGCGATATCGCTGTTGCTATCACAAGGGAAGATATCCGTGGTCTTATCGCAAGTGGAAGCATTAAAGCAGAAGCTGTGAAAGGCGTTAGCCGTGGACGAGCAAGAGCAAGGGATGCAAAGCGCAGGTACGGTCACCGTAAGGGGCATGGTTCCCGCAAAGGTACAAAAGGTGCGCGTAATCCTCGAAAAGAACAGTGGATGAAGAAGATCCGTGCTCTCAGAAGGAAGCTCAAAGAGCTTCGAGCAGATGGTACACTTGATAAATCCGCATTCTGCAAAGCTTACCGTAAGGCAAAGGGTGGCGAGTACAAGAACTTGGCTCATATGGAAACACACCTCAATATTGCAAAGAAAGAGTAAGCCTGAGGAATGAACAATGAAAACAAATTTAAATGTTAAACTGATGTGGAGGATCTAATATGGCTACAGGACCCCGTTATAAAGTTGCATTCAGGCGACGAAGGGAAGGGCGTACAGATTATCACCAGAGACTCAGGTTGCTTTTGTCAAGAGAGGACCGTGTTGTTGTGCGTAAGAGCGCAAGGCACATGCAGATACAGCTTGTTGCACCCGATGCAAATGGGGATGTAACACTGTCATCCGCGATCTCAAAAGAGCTTGCAAAATACGGCTATGAAGGATCGACAGGTAACACTACCGCAGCATACCTCACAGGGCTCTTGTTTGGTTACAAGACACTTGCTGAAGGCTATGAGAGCGGTGTGTTGGATATCGGTATTCAGGCATCATCCGCAGGTTCCCGTGTCTACGCAGCACTTAAAGGTGTTGTTGATTCAGGACTGGATGTTCCTCACAACTCCTCAGTGTTCCCATCCGATGAGCGCATAAGGGGAGAACATGTTGCAGAATACATGGAAGGATCAAATCTGCCTGAAGTGTTCGATGCAGTAAAGGAAAAGATCCTTGCCGAGTTCAGTTAAGGTGTGGTTAATATGGCATATGAATATAATGAAGAATGGGTTCCACAGACAAGGCTCGGAAAGCTTGTCTTTGATGGACAGGTCACATCCATGGATGAAGCTATGGATTCCGGTCTGCCTATAAGGGAATCAAAAATAGTAGATCTATTATTACCTGAACTTGAAGACGAAGTTCTCGACATTAACATGGTTCAGAGAATGACTGACTCCGGAAGGCGTGTCAAGTTCAGGGCTACTGTTATCGTTGGAAACGGAGACGGTTTCGTAGGACTTGGTCAGGCAAAAGATGTACAGGTAGGACCTGCTATCAGAAAAGCTATTGACAATGCAAAGATCAACATCACACGTATCAAACGTGGATGCGGATCATGGGAATGTGGGTGTGGACTTCCACACACCGTTCCTTCAGAGGTCAATGGTAAAGCAGGTAGTGTAACTGTGGTTCTCAAGCCTGCTCCTCGTGGGCTTGGTCTTGCTGCAGGAGGCACTGCAAGAAAGGTGCTTGAAAAAGCAGGCGTCAAAGATGTCTGGACACGTACCGAAGGTCAGACCAGGACAACCCTCAACTTCGCAAAGGCAACATACAATGCTTTGATGAACACAGGCACTGTAAGGCGTCCAATCGTTTTCGATGAGACGGAGGCCTAAAAATGTTCGCAGTAGTTAGAGTTAGAGGCCCGGTAAATGTAAGCGGCAAGATCGAGGATACCCTCGGCATGCTCC includes:
- the rpl3p gene encoding 50S ribosomal protein L3 encodes the protein MAKGHRPRRGSLAYSPRKRSQSHIPRFRSWPESDAEPKLQGFAGYKVGMTHVIMIDDVKHSLTEGTEISVPVTIIETPAIRVAAIRAYGKDTYGEIAIAEAWTDVLDKDLSRRLKTAKNPDVNASLEKLETLVESGRANDIRLITYTLPSTLTGVPKKVPDVMETGVSGSDVKAKFEYAKTVLGTMVEISDVFDNGKIVDVAAITTGHGTQGPVKRWGINLMKNKHSRQGSLRQVGTLGPWTPAHVSWRVPQAGQMGYHQRTDYNKRILKMSSDVDEVNPAGGFVNYGLVRGNYILIKGSVPGPSKRLIRLREPTRSKVSSIGEPQIMHVSTQTLQG
- the rpl4p gene encoding 50S ribosomal protein L4, with protein sequence MTTANIIDLSGNSKGEIALPEVFSEIFRPDLIKKAVLSAQANRLQPYGTKLYAGMQTSAHSWGSGRGVAQVPRISNGSRVARIPQAVGGRRAHPPKTETDRTEKINKKEKRLAVRSAIAATIDADLVKARGHKFTAEVPFVADDAIEGLVKIKEVISFLQAAGLYDDIIRAKEGKHIRAGKGKRRGRKYKNRKSVLIVTGEESLLSKAANNLPGVDVATVTALNAELLAPGTHAGRLTVWTQSAITNMEGMFL
- a CDS encoding 50S ribosomal protein L23, producing the protein MNAIRYPFITEKAMMLMDENKLQFVVDTRANKTQVENDVVKMYGFTVKSVCTMTTMKGLKKALVTFNETDAAHEIATRIGLV
- a CDS encoding 50S ribosomal protein L2, which translates into the protein MAKRIISQNRGRGSPTYRAPSHKYKAELKHPRVDEESTLNGTVIGIEHDPARSAPIAMVAFENGKKQFIVVPEGISVGEKLSCGVSAEVKPGNTLPLAEIPEGIPICNIESKPNDGGQYARSSGVYATLVSRELSKVVVRMPSGVLKWFHPKCRATIGIVAGGGRVDRPFLKAGKKYHKMKARAAKYPRVSGIAMNVVDHPFGGGNRKHPGKPTTVSRNAPPGRKVGHIAARRTGKR
- a CDS encoding 30S ribosomal protein S19 is translated as MAKKSTSRLPKRKGEYTFRGKTVAQLQEMSFEDFAELLPAKERRSIRRGFSDSQKGVLQQFRDGKESVRTHFRNMIIFPEMIGKNLEVYNGKEFVKIEIMPEMIGHRFGEYSPTRNRVSHGSAGVGATRSSKFVPLK
- a CDS encoding 50S ribosomal protein L22, whose protein sequence is MARIKYTTELDAETSAKAMGSELHISPKKSRELCKAIKGMRTNAARQYLEDVVILKQAVPFGRHNDSLGHRKGPMAAGRYPVKVASEMLKLLKNAESNAEYKGLNPEHMFIAHTAMNRGRVIHGMRPRARGRASPENTETVNLEMIISEVR
- a CDS encoding 30S ribosomal protein S3; translation: MAVEKKFVQDGYVKASMDEYFAKQLSRAGYGGMDINRTPMGTQITVYAEKPGMVIGKAGKVIRKLTRDVDRLYDLDNPQIDAQEVKRPELNAQMMASRLASSIERGWYFRKAGHNTMRAVMNAGALGCEIVISGKLTGSRSRVEKMVNGYIKHAGKPVDDIVDDGFATAVKKLGTLGCKVRIIHPDAVLPDSYRLKNAEELGSLVSTPVEEEKSAGIEELVEVEAKGEVAEAEEAVVEETAKAEAETVEETVEEVAASEVEADMITGESVTEEGEERREVNGVWQHKHGGHDYWHPTGRMHRES
- the rpmC gene encoding 50S ribosomal protein L29; this translates as MAILRTKEIRDMTPHEREDELVKIRSELIRERALASAGGAPDNPGRVGELRRTVAKIKTIQHELKEI
- the rnp1 gene encoding ribonuclease P protein component 1 encodes the protein MEALPSNLIFHELIGLYAEVFESTNPKLINICGRVIDETRNMLIIETEDTHEKMVPKNGTTFVFHLPSSSADHDQRVKIFGTLLLSQPENRVKNIRKIRMR
- a CDS encoding 30S ribosomal protein S17, producing MAKDIGLDIPEPTKECDDINCPFHGELPVRGQIHVGTVVSAKMDRTVVIQQRREKLINKYQRYEKRQSKIHAHNPPCIDAKVGDIVTIAECRPLSKTKSYVVVKAEVKA
- a CDS encoding 50S ribosomal protein L14; its protein translation is MRGIRSKIPRALNAGAKIECVDNTGARTVEIISVKKYRGVKNRMPKGGIGDMCVVSVKKGTPEMRKQILYAVIVRQKKEFRRPDGIRVAFEDNAVVIVDDKGIPKGTDIKGPVAREAAERFPKIGTTASMIV
- the rplX gene encoding 50S ribosomal protein L24; protein product: MVSKQPRKQRKARYEAPLHMKQKYMAAPLSKALRGKYGRSANVIVGDTVIVMRGDHAGTKGKVEALSLKSGTIVVEGVSVSKVDGTEVPRPIYPSNVMITSLEMNDKHRDSILSRGR
- a CDS encoding 30S ribosomal protein S4e, whose translation is MINIEIQYYQEVGDFVATHQKRISVPKSWQISKKSNKWITSTRPGPHNRLQSIPLAVILRDMLGVVDNRAEAKRVLSEGNVLVDGVARKDLRFPVGLMDIITIPLNNVEYRVMLDGKSRLVLNKLDGTGADKLCRIEGKTSIKEGKIQMRLNDGVNIIGSNNYNTKDSIILSVPDKKVVKHIKYEVGNLAMIVGGSHAGEVGSIKEINTVKSSKNNTVTISGEIEFETIEDYVFVIGESKPEIFIGGETVE
- a CDS encoding 50S ribosomal protein L5; the encoded protein is MRNPKVEKVVVHMGVGESGQHLVDAEGILETITGQTVVRSYAKRTLPAFTIKKGEPIGCKVTLRGEAAEGFLETSLGIVEKRLNESQFDIFGNVSFGVEEHTDYPGMRYDPNIGIFGMDITVVVNRPGYRVSKRRIAKRKIPTSHKITKEDTISFFKDKYAVEVE
- a CDS encoding 30S ribosomal protein S14, yielding MTQTVKNFGRGANECKRCGRKQGLVRKYGIYLCRHCFREIAHDMGFEKYS
- a CDS encoding 30S ribosomal protein S8, whose amino-acid sequence is MVLLDPLADALSIIKNAEAVGKDSCTIRPASKLIGNVLKVMNDRGYIGDFEFVEDGKAGVYTVELIGRINKCGAIKPRYSVGVTEFERWEKQFLPAKNFGVLILTTPKGVISQYEARENNVGGQLLSFVY
- the rpl6p gene encoding 50S ribosomal protein L6 encodes the protein MAKEIKKIISIPEGVTVTFEKNVLSASGPKGTNTRFLWYPGVNIEVNGSEIIVDSASSRKKQKAMVGTYTSHITNMMKGVVDGFEYHMKVVYSHFPMQIKVNGKKFVINNFLGEKKPRVSNILGETSVKASGDEVIVSGINKEDVGQTAANIEQKTKIKRFDPRVFQDGIYIVDKRV
- a CDS encoding 50S ribosomal protein L32e yields the protein MEDTVNETNMKEAVSTELALDEESKRLFNVRKVQKGKKPDFKRADSHKYKRLDSNWRRPRGLQGKQRKGIKAKGAVVQAGYGSPKAVKGLHPSGYSEVLVNNLAGIEGVDASLEAIRIGRTVGARKKALIEAKAVELGIKILNPTRSE
- a CDS encoding 50S ribosomal protein L19e; its protein translation is MTDLTNQKRLAAKVLGCGVHRVWLNPEASSDIAVAITREDIRGLIASGSIKAEAVKGVSRGRARARDAKRRYGHRKGHGSRKGTKGARNPRKEQWMKKIRALRRKLKELRADGTLDKSAFCKAYRKAKGGEYKNLAHMETHLNIAKKE
- a CDS encoding 50S ribosomal protein L18, yielding MATGPRYKVAFRRRREGRTDYHQRLRLLLSREDRVVVRKSARHMQIQLVAPDANGDVTLSSAISKELAKYGYEGSTGNTTAAYLTGLLFGYKTLAEGYESGVLDIGIQASSAGSRVYAALKGVVDSGLDVPHNSSVFPSDERIRGEHVAEYMEGSNLPEVFDAVKEKILAEFS
- a CDS encoding 30S ribosomal protein S5, producing the protein MAYEYNEEWVPQTRLGKLVFDGQVTSMDEAMDSGLPIRESKIVDLLLPELEDEVLDINMVQRMTDSGRRVKFRATVIVGNGDGFVGLGQAKDVQVGPAIRKAIDNAKINITRIKRGCGSWECGCGLPHTVPSEVNGKAGSVTVVLKPAPRGLGLAAGGTARKVLEKAGVKDVWTRTEGQTRTTLNFAKATYNALMNTGTVRRPIVFDETEA